In Larimichthys crocea isolate SSNF chromosome IV, L_crocea_2.0, whole genome shotgun sequence, a genomic segment contains:
- the cldn23.1 gene encoding claudin-23 produces MPRRSTQEWIRISMRTPGILIFGMVMSPCGWILDLVATVAPNWRTIHNIPNTPSDEFIQQGIWDICRATSTNTRAECNLQDSTYFGNQIIEVAQGLMVASLIVTLIGLAVAIPGVRCWKDNPNWTVAGLGGLLIFLSGVMTIIPIAWYTHILEEISTVTPTATVTVGYCIILGYIGGIFEILAGFVMFIGICRCCGGKNRGERRVDEITHFSHQKPPSRRVDVPSLNRARSTASSSVPYSKDSMDEDVSFPRAKSPAVNNSYNGTPYDADL; encoded by the coding sequence ATGCCGAGGCGATCAACGCAGGAATGGATCCGGATATCGATGCGCACACCGGGCATCCTGATCTTCGGGATGGTTATGTCTCCCTGCGGCTGGATCCTGGATCTGGTCGCCACCGTTGCCCCAAACTGGAGGACCATCCACAACATCCCCAACACTCCGTCCGACGAGTTCATCCAGCAAGGCATCTGGGACATCTGCAGGGCCACCTCAACCAACACGAGAGCGGAGTGCAACCTGCAGGACTCCACATACTTTGGCAACCAGATCATCGAGGTCGCCCAAGGTTTGATGGTGGCCTCCCTGATCGTGACTCTAATCGGGCTGGCTGTGGCCATCCCGGGGGTCCGCTGCTGGAAAGACAACCCTAACTGGACAGTGGCCGGCCTGGGCGGACTGTTGATCTTCCTGTCGGGCGTCATGACCATCATACCCATCGCCTGGTACACACACATCCTCGAAGAAATCTCCACGGTGACGCCGACCGCAACTGTGACTGTCGGCTACTGCATCATTCTTGGCTACATCGGCGGGATATTCGAAATCCTGGCCGGCTTTGTCATGTTCATCGGGATCTGTCGTTGCTGCGGAGGCAAGAACCGAGGGGAGAGACGGGTTGATGAGATCACCCACTTCAGCCACCAAAAGCCGCCATCGAGACGAGTTGACGTGCCAAGCCTGAACCGGGCCAGAAGCACCGCCAGCAGCAGCGTGCCATACTCCAAGGACTCCATGGATGAAGATGTGTCCTTTCCCCGGGCCAAGAGCCCTGCAGTCAACAACTCCTACAACGGTACACCCTACGATGCAGACCTATGA